Proteins encoded in a region of the Pieris napi chromosome 5, ilPieNapi1.2, whole genome shotgun sequence genome:
- the LOC125049705 gene encoding protein zerknuellt 1-like: protein MAKLSQITTNKPLALIGLLTKRMKDKKDRAEGLEESEATSTTESSPEMNVPSRYSYQPTQHDLFNQGNMYMENSVPMPTLDTSAMPVPVETVSSTQSYISRNPKKSRRLRSSFTTEQLNYLENEFKKFPYIGNVNRQELSRNLNLPERAIKIWFQNRRMKEKKESNKEEEINQCVSIKITNNQLNNVHNLQSANDEINVSTPLQVGSNEAKYVAITPSITDNTPINYTVKDSREQEITTTTETINTGKTNHKDAPLHNARKIGNKNPSKTNDLKIENVTTSFNSIEDNGSRKRNTSPCLSQIQDIPEDLSQKSKTKSSIELKIQHSHTDSGSVPVYIPNCYTPSYVPGNVLWNPNMGIITNGAVPTYPPSSYIINQQNLRKSNCNCDCHLQLIPQVTENPGPYIPVFTIPYSLQ, encoded by the exons ATGGCCAAACTGTCGCAAATAACTACCAACAAGCCTCTCGCTCTCATTGGACTCCTAACAAA GCGTATGAAAGATAAGAAAGACAGAGCGGAAGGACTTGAAGAATCTGAGGCTACAAGTACTACGGAATCATCACCTGAAATGAATGTACCGTCTCGGTATAGCTACCAACCCACGCAGCATGACCTCTTTAACCAAGGAAATATGTATATGGAAAATTCGGTCCCAATGCCGACCCTTGATACAAGTGCTATGCCTGTACCTGTGGAAACA gtcTCCTCCACTCAAAGttatataagcagaaatcccAAAAAATCTAGAAGATTGAGGAGTTCATTTACAACTGAGCAACTTAATTATTTggaaaatgaatttaaaaaatttcctTACATAGGAAATGTTAATCGTCAAGAATTATCCAGAAATTTGAATCTTCCTGAGAGGGCAATAAAAATCTGGTTCCAAAATAGAAGAATGAAAGAGAAAAAGGAATCaaataaagaagaagaaataaaCCAATGCGTTTCTATAAAAATCACtaataatcaattaaataatgtgcATAATTTGCAATCAGCTAATGATGAAATTAATGTATCAACACCATTACAAGTTGGAAGTAACGAGgcaaaatatgttgcaatCACGCCTAGCATAACTGATAATACACCAATCAATTACACTGTAAAAGATTCCAGGGAACAAGAAATAACAACTACCACGGAAACTATTAATACTGGAAAAACTAACCATAAGGATGCACCACTACATAATGCCCGTAAAATAGGTAACAAAAATCCAAGTAAAACTAATGATCTCAAAATAGAAAACGTCACCACATCCTTTAACAGCATAGAAGATAATGGAAGCAGAAAACGGAACACAAGTCCCTGTTTATCTCAGATCCAAGATATCCCTGAAGATTTATCACAAAAGTCCAAAACCAAGTCTTcgattgaattaaaaattcaacatTCACACACAGATTCAGGAAGTGTGCCGGTATATATACCAAACTGTTATACACCATCCTATGTACCTGGTAACGTTTTATGGAATCCTAACATGGGAATTATTACAAATGGAGCTGTACCGACATACCCTCCTAGCTCTTACATTATCAATCAACAGAACTTGCGAAAAAGTAATTGTAATTGTGATTGCCATCTTCAATTGATTCCCCAGGTTACAGAGAATCCAGGGCCATATATTCCGGTTTTTACCATTCCCTACTCAttgcaataa